AAATCGTTGGCGCCGTTCTTCAGGAAGCGCGGGATCAGTGAGGCGTCGGTATTGCCGGAGATGCCGATCACCGCCACCTTGTCGCGCGAGCGCAGGGTGCGCAGGCGGCGGGTGAACTCCACGCCCTGCATGCCCGGCATTTCCTGGTCGACCACGGCCAGGCGGATCGCAGGGTGCGCTTCGATCGCAGCCAGTCCTTCGTTGCCGTCGGCCGCTTCGTGGACCTCATGGCCATACATGCGCAGCAGGGCCGCGGCATAGCCGCGTGCGGAAGGCGAATCGTCCACCACCAGTGCGGCGATGCGACGGTTGCGTTCCAGGCGCTGCACCAACCACACCAGGTAGTCGATGCTGCCCGGCGTGTTCTTCAGCACGTAGTCGATGATCTGCTGCTGCAGCACGCGCTTGCGCAGGTCCTCATCGTAAACGCCGCTGACCACCACCGTCGGCAGGTCGCGCTTGAGGAAGAATTCGACCACCGCATCGCGGTCGCCGTCGGCCAGGACCAGTCCGGTCAGCACCAGGAACCAGCCCCCACCTTCGCTGAGCAGGCGGTCGGCCTCGGCCAGGGTGGACGCGATCACCACCGGCAGTTCCAGGCGCTGCTCGATGGCTTCGCGCAGCATGCCGGTGAACGCACGGGAGTTTTCGACCAGCAGGATCCGCTGTGGCAGCGGATCGGCCAGGTCGCCATCGACGGCGGCCTGCGGCAGGACGGGCATGATGCGGTGGCTCACGAGGGAGGGGCTCGGCACGGATAGCGGCGGTTTCGGGCGCAACTTTAGCGGAGCGGCGTGCCCTGCGCGTCGTTCGCCGATCAGGCAGGCGATGCGAATGCCGCCGCTGTACCCGCAATCGATTCGTGCAGGACAAGCCGGAGCCGGTTGCCACGGCAATGCACCGTGCCGCCGTAGGCCATTAAACGGCCGGCCAGACGCTCGGTGGCCTGCTGAACGGTCCGGTTCGACAGCGTGCAACCGCGGTCAAGCAGGCCCACGACCACCACGATGCCGCGGCGGTCGCCAGCCTGGCCGCTCCGGGCGCGCACGCTGACCTGCCCCGACTCCAGCTCCAGCAGCAGCGACACCGCCTCGATCAGCGAGCGGTAGATGGCGAGCTGCAGGTCCACAGTCAGCAGGCAGGGGTTGCCCTCCAGCCGGGGCGGAATCACGCGATGGGAGTTGTCCCAGTTCTCGCACGCGCCGCCAACCCGCAGCGCGATATACAGCCCAACCTGCTCCAGCCCCGTGGGGTAGACCAGACTGGCCTGTTCACGGAACAGCCGCGAGTGCACGGATGAGGCATGCTGCAGGCTGTTGGCCACCGCATGATGCCCCTGCGCCTTCAGCCAGCTGACCATCTCGCCGAGCGAGCTGTCCATGCCTTCGCCGAGTTGCTTGAGATGGGAAGCGCGCTCGCGAAGCTCACGCTCACGGGTCTGGTCCGAACTACGTGCCAAGCGCAACGTGGTTTCCTCTGCCAGTCCACGGGCCCGTGCACGCTCATGGTGATAGCTGATGCTGGACCCCAGGGCGAGCAGTGCGACACTCATCACGGCCATGTTCTGCTGGGTGGCGAAGGTGCCCAGGTCGAACGAGGACGGTAGGCCGGTGCTGGGTGTGGCGAAATGGAGTGGAAGGTTCAACAGCGGAATCGCGATGGCGGCGCCACGCCACCCATGCATGAAGGTCAGGGCGATCGCTGGGAGGGAGGACAGCAGAACCAGATGGGTGCGTGTGGTGTGGCCGCTGATGGCCGTAAGTTGCATGCACAGGCCCAGGGCCAGCATCACCAGGATGGCCGTGACCGTAGGCGCAGCAAAGCGGCGCATCCAATTGGGGGCCGCGTGTCGTCGCGACCAGAGGAATGCCAACGGCACGAGGGTGATGATGGCGGCGAAGTGGCCAAAGATCGTGCGATCAACTGCGCTAAGCAGGTTGCTCGGCGGCGGGTTCGACCACAGAGCAAATGAAATGCCCATATTGAGTGCCGGGACGAACAGCGCCATGCAGAAGGTCAGCGACAGCAGCCAGAGGCCGGTGGC
The sequence above is a segment of the Stenotrophomonas maltophilia genome. Coding sequences within it:
- a CDS encoding diguanylate cyclase, giving the protein MPVLPQAAVDGDLADPLPQRILLVENSRAFTGMLREAIEQRLELPVVIASTLAEADRLLSEGGGWFLVLTGLVLADGDRDAVVEFFLKRDLPTVVVSGVYDEDLRKRVLQQQIIDYVLKNTPGSIDYLVWLVQRLERNRRIAALVVDDSPSARGYAAALLRMYGHEVHEAADGNEGLAAIEAHPAIRLAVVDQEMPGMQGVEFTRRLRTLRSRDKVAVIGISGNTDASLIPRFLKNGANDFLRKPFSREEFFCRVSQNVDQLELIGTLQDLATRDFLTGLPNRRFFLEQSQRQLPQLQLHGQCVAVAMIDIDHFKHINDTHGHEAGDDALRAVAGAVAAHARSHDLIARFGGEEFCLLVPDMEQDEAVLYFEELRQRIAALEVDIGTATLRMTVSIGLCCLRPQRDALHRLISEADRQLYLAKAGGRNRVSCTTVASPLRPREPALP
- a CDS encoding MASE1 domain-containing protein, encoding MDRFKEAIELSFRIRPVGIALAAVYALGCLASRQFSLDQFFLPAGIRAAALLIAPTRLWPYLLLGEYAYFATLRIPMIDSYGLAWVILASTLLMPVAMLVVYLHRMRMPSESATGLWLLSLTFCMALFVPALNMGISFALWSNPPPSNLLSAVDRTIFGHFAAIITLVPLAFLWSRRHAAPNWMRRFAAPTVTAILVMLALGLCMQLTAISGHTTRTHLVLLSSLPAIALTFMHGWRGAAIAIPLLNLPLHFATPSTGLPSSFDLGTFATQQNMAVMSVALLALGSSISYHHERARARGLAEETTLRLARSSDQTRERELRERASHLKQLGEGMDSSLGEMVSWLKAQGHHAVANSLQHASSVHSRLFREQASLVYPTGLEQVGLYIALRVGGACENWDNSHRVIPPRLEGNPCLLTVDLQLAIYRSLIEAVSLLLELESGQVSVRARSGQAGDRRGIVVVVGLLDRGCTLSNRTVQQATERLAGRLMAYGGTVHCRGNRLRLVLHESIAGTAAAFASPA